The sequence below is a genomic window from Acanthochromis polyacanthus isolate Apoly-LR-REF ecotype Palm Island chromosome 14, KAUST_Apoly_ChrSc, whole genome shotgun sequence.
aacagataactccgttttgatacattttcagaaaacttttttttattgtttgcttgaGATAATGTCAGTCAAaatgaagttgagtggatttgactcagtagaaaaatacatgacaaaatagagaaaaaaataaattattagtgtaaaaaaatgagttttctgaaaacggagttacctgtttttgcaaatgaactcttcgtTTGCTTATCAACTATAGGcgttttttgttttacacatttttggtTGAGTATGATTAGGATATGTTGCTCAGCCCTCTTGTAATGAGACTCATCATCTAAGTATGTTTAAGACTTTCTGCAGTAAATAACACTTTGACTGTTTTAGCCTCCCGCCCAGGGCCAGGCTCCTGCTCCTCAGCTCCAGCAGTGTGCTTCCTTGTTGGATAAAGTGGTCAAGATTGTACCAGGCCTTCTTCAAGGGGTCTTCCTGCTAGCCAAAGTCAGATATCAGTCTGGTGAGTACTGCaattaaaaatatgatttttaaaaattttttttacagatgttGTTTTCTATTGAATTGTTTCTGTGTTCATTCAGGCGACATTGACGCTGCTCAGAGCAGTCTACAGCACTGCCTGGACCAGTGTCCCTCTCTTGCAGACGCTCATCTGCTAATGGCACAGATTCACCTGCAGCAGGGTAGCGTGGCGTTGTGTTCCCAGTCTCTTGAACTCTGCCTCAGCCATAACTTTGAGGTAAAATCACTATCAACATAAAAGCATATTTGGCTTTTTCTATCACTTTTTTAACTCACTATAAAACAATAAAGGTATAGTAAGTGTGTGCTTAGTTAGGTATATTACCTACAACAGAGAATGTGGATGAAAGGATGAAGGAAAGTTTCATTGAATACATAAACTCTATTGCAGGTTGCTTTGAAGAATTTCTAAGTGTATCTTATTAAACTTATAGtccatgtctgtgtgttttggatgtatgtgtgtgtggaaagAGGACGAGTGTGACCTGAAAATTAATGCTTCTTTATCACAGTTCACAAAGTCCTGAAGCCCTTTTGTAGATTTCTCCTGGTCCTTGGGTTTAGTGACAGTGGTAGTTCCTTCAATGATTCATGATTTTGATGAATAATTTGTTACTACAAGTTTTGGAAGTTAAACCaggatttctttgtttttgtattttcttagATTTATAGGCCAGAGAATTGGAAAGGTCACTGAAATGTTTGGTCATTACCAAAACAAGGTCTTTCTCCTGGTGTGAGTTAGTTTACTGTTCATTCTTATCAAGGAGAACAATGGGCCTTTTGATATATTGAGGTCTCAGAAAGTACAGTTGCAAACCCTGGTGCTGTGTTACTGTCTCCCACTCTGTGAAGTCTCAAAAAGTAACATTTTGAGGTTACCTCCTCAAGTTGTGTCCTTCACCCTATCTCAGTGCATAATCCGGTCACTTGTCCAATGCAGAAGTCAACAGTTCAGAAAtgtttgatgtttgaaataagtTAAATCAATACTTTTGGTCAAATTACAAGCTGTAGTGGTTTGAGACGAAACCAGGTCAGTGCAGAATCAGCATCAGTGTGATCAATGAGACTTCAGCAGAGTCAGACTGACATCCTGTGgtgaatattattattttctcaAGTCTGGAACTCAGAAATGAATCCATAGGAATTTATCCATATTGATGCAGGGATTGCTTATTCAAATTACTTGCTGTTTATTCCAGATTCGAGATCATCCATTATACCACTTGATCAAGGCTcaggcaaaaaagaaaatgggtGAACTTACGGAGGCTATTCAGACGTTGCAGATGGCCATGAGTCTTCCAGGTATCCGCAGAGCTGGATCCTCATCCAAGTCCAAGAACAAGAAGACTGAACTGAGCTCTTCTGACTGTGTCTCTGTCTTCTTGGAGTTGGCTGAGGCCCTGTGGCTTAACGGAGAACAGGTAAAGTAGCGAATTTTGACATAGCAAGACTAGTGGATGATATTCTTTTTGGGTTTCTGCTTAAGTCTGGCATCAAAGGAAACAATACCGTATAACCTAATGAATGGATTTTATATTTCAGCATGAAGCAGCAAAGGTGATGCAGGATGCCATCAATGAATTCTCAGGAACACCTGAGGAACTACGTGTCACAATAGCGAATGCGGACCTGGCCCTGCTGCGTGGTGATACCGAGCTGGCACTGAGTATGCTCagaaacattacccctgagcaGCCTTATTACATCCAAGCTAAGGAGAAAATGGCAGACATATATCTgaaccacagaaaagaaaagcgTCTGTATGCAAGCTGTTACAGGTGAGCAGTGAATCTGggtacaaatgaacaaaaaataccACACTGAAATCTAAGATAGTAGCTAAATATATATCCTATCTGAAACCAAAtgctttgtaaatatttgtctgAATGGAAACGGCTGGGACTTAATTGAATACAAAGCCactgaatatccagccaaagtGCACCCACATGTCATCCTGTTAAGTCTGTAGTAGAATTTAGAAGACCACAAGCATTaggtaaatgaaataaaagcttAACTGAAGCCATTCATGCAATTGAGAGGAAATGTACAGTTTCCTCCCATTGCCTCAAGTCTTCCTCTGCTCTCAGATGTCCCTTCTTATTGACAGCTGAGACTCAGTAGAGTATGACTTAACCACAGAGTAGTAGAGACATATGTCTCCGTAATGAAGTACAGCATGTGTGATGTGAtacctctttctttctccagaGAAATGGTGGAGAAGCTGCCCAGCCCGCACACATATCTCTTACTTGGTGATGCCTACATGAACATTCAAGAAGTAAGTGGACGGGATTCAACTGTGCCATATGATatattttctttggtttgtttgtattttagaaAACCTATTTTGCCTATAAAGGTACAATTTCTTCGATGTACAACTTGCATTACATTGTTAGAGACACAGGTTTACCCAAGCTTTATAATCAGACAGTGTGCATCTCAGAGACTGAGTGAGAGCAAATCCTAAGCACTCACTGGGCATTAAGTAAGCAAATGTACTTCCTCTCTACACAGAgttaaaatgcatttatctCAATAATTTATCATCAAGGATTTTATAAATCACCCACTTCATGGTAGTTCATGGGGGATCACTGACAACACAGGAAGTGATCATTTAGTTGTCTCATCCCTCTTCTCGTAAGGGAAGTATCTGTTAGaccaaagcaaaagaaaaggagaactGACCTGAGGCTGGTGGTGTTGCAGTTTCTAAACACTGATTAACACAAACGGTGCCGTTCTCACTGGTGATCAggtaaaacaaagcaaaacccTAACCATAAGTATCAGAATGGTTGACAGCAAAAAGGATAGTGTATTAAACTAAATCAAAGACCTGGATACCGGCATTATTTTATGGGTGGCAACGCAAGCTTCCCAAGATCAGTCATGTTGACACATAGTTTGGTTGTGATCGTAGGCAAGATAACATCATTCAAGTCCAAAATAGACCTTCACCCCTTGACTATGAGAAATAATGTCTTTTTATCAGCCTCCACAAAAACTCTGACTGGGTGCAGCAGCTTGTAAGGTGTTTACCACATGTTCAGAACtatttataatatttacaaAAACTTAAAACCAGCAACCAGTTGTGACTCCACTTGTCGTCATGTGTGTTTATCCTCAGCCAGAGAAAGCCATTGAGGTTTACGAGCAGGCTCTCAAGAAAAACCCCAAAGATGGTGCTTTAGCCAGCAAGATTGGGAAAGCCCTGGTGAAGACGCATAACTACGTCAAGGTTTCTGTTGTACACTCATTTTAAAACGGAAACACAATTCACATAAACATAGATAAATTGTGCTTACCCAATTCTGTTCTTACTCAGGCAATCAATTACTATGAAGCAGCCCTGAAGACTGAGCAACAGAACTTCCTACGCTATGACCTGGCCGAGCTTCTGATGAAGATGAAGCAATATGAGCGCTGTGAGAGAGTCCTGCACGATGCTCTGGCCCATGAACCAGGTAGTATAAGGCCACTTCATGATTTCTGTGTCCGTGTGAGCTGATATATGCAGGCTTTGAATGCAGACGGTTTGTGCATACATGCTTCTTTTGAGACGAAAAAAATAGGTTACACATCAGTCTGCTGCATAGACCTTTTGCATTGCCTCTCACAGGGCTCCTCTAGATGgttatttaaaaacataattttctgGGGTTTTTGGCTTTAATTTATGGACAGCTGAAGAGAAACAGGAGTAGGGGAGCCAGAGAGGGGATGACATGCACCAAAGGGGTTGGAGCTGAGCCCAGGCTTATTGCACACTCTACTGGGGCGCCCTCCcatggatgtttctgaaaagctggctgtgactttgcactttGTACAGGATATCGCAAGTAGTTACAGGAGGGCCTATAGGCTGTAGGGCTGTGTCAGTGATTTTTCCTGGGGTGTGCCGAGAGCCATGGAAAAATCTGCATCTGGAGTTCGTTGCCTTCCCGTCTTAAGCACAGTGAGCGGACATAGCACGGGATTTTTGGAGAATTTGGAACTTCCCACTGTGTTTGGGTGCCATTGCTGGAAAGCATGTACAATTCAAAGCACGTCCAAAGTCTGGCAGTGACTACTTCAATTACAGCTCAGTTAATTGTGAACTATGAAGGTGTGGATAACAGCAAATCTCACTGAGCTGCTCTTCAAAACAAGCATTAACTTTGCTTTCCTGGCACATGCACCGACGGTGGGCAGATGGCAACTTTCACATCACGCTGAACCATGCAATCATGCGGATGTGGAAAGCATGAATCGGAAGTCACAGTATTTTATACACAGTGAACTCCCAATGTCAAACTCCTTAATAAGAATTACACAATCTAATCATTATACTAGTTTGCACACAGACGTTAAGAGCAGATAATTCGTTGATCTAAACACCCTGATTCAAGATGGGAATTCAATATTCGCAAATATTTATTGTTCTAATACCACACACTGCTTGCATTTTTGAAACGTATTGTATGTGATCGTGATAATggcttgttgtgttgctgttatTTGTTCTACCCAGTGAATGAACTGCCTACACTCTCAGATGATTGCCGTTATCTGGTTCTGTTGGCAAAGATCCAAAATAAAGTTGACAAAAAAGAGGAAGCACTACTTTCCTTACAAAGAGTAAGTGATGCCTGTTATTCAGCTCTCAGacactttgtgtttcttttgccTTTTGTATGAgatgttttgcttgttttctttgaaCTGCGCTTGCTGTTCTGTCTAAATAGACAGACAtagaatgacataaaatgaagaaaacattttcaaaaagtcTGTCTTCTTTTGCTTGAGTCCGCAGAGATGTTAttgatgtttgttgttgttgttatttccaCAATGAGGTTGTGTATTTGGTGTCCATAGGCCCGGGATGTGCAGGCCAAGGTACTGAAGCGCGTGCAGTTGGAGCAGCCTGACGCTGTCCCCATGCAGAAGCAACTTGCTGCCGAGATCTGTGCTGAGATCGCTAAACACTACACAAGTCAGAGAGGCTATGAGAGAGCAGTCAAATTCTACAAAGAAGCTCTTGTGTATTGTGAGACAGATCGCAAGGTCAGTGCAGCTGAATCAAAAACCTTCTGTGTACTTACTGCAGCTGTGGTTAACAAGCACTGGCATCTTTTTTGAGTCTCGCGCCTgcatttttaagattttgtgattttagttgTTGATAGTTTGATTTAAGCAGAGAGTCTGATTTATGTACTCTATATTGTTGGACCAggaatttttgtcacatcagCTTCTTCAAATGAATGCGCTCCCTGTTTCTAGGTGATGCTGGAGTTGGCACGGTTGTACCTCACTCTAGGCGAGGTTGATGCGTGCCAGGAGCAATGCAGTGTCATTTTGAAGAACGACCAATTTAACGAAGACGCAACTCTGGTTAGTTATGTTCTTCTGCCAACACAATTATGACCattaccttttttaaaaaatgagtataaAGAAGTAATTTCTTTCATATGTTTTTGCTTAGATGATGGCAGACATTATGTTTAGGAAGGAAGACTATAAACAGGCGGTTTTCCATTTTCAACAACTCCTGGAGCGTGAACCAGGTGCAAAAGGGccacttttctcttttttttttttgtgctaaatgtaaatgtgaattGATGGTTTGCCATTTTCTGAATGGAAAGCATAATAACTTACACCTGTTGTGTCCAGACAACTACCCAACTCTGTCACGTCTGATTGACTTGTTGAGGAGATCGGGAAAGTTGGAAGACATCCCGAGATTTCTTGATATGGCAGAAAAACATTCTTCCAGGACTAAATTTGAGCCTGGGTTTAACTACTGCAAAGGACTTTATCTGTGGTAAGTTGCAAGAGTGTCTTCTTAAGATAATGGGGACCCCTGTTTCAATCTCTTTAACTAAACTTGTGCTTAATGCTCAGGTACACAGGAGAACCCAATGATGCTCTTCGACACTTTAATAAAGCGCGGAAAGACAATGATTGGGGTCAAAACGCTGTGTATAACATGATTGAAATCTACCTAAACCCTGACAATGACACAATTGGAGGAGAAGTGTTTGAGACTTTAGACGGGGAAATTGGGTAAGTAGACTTAATcaacagagcagagcagaaatCTCACACTTCACAATTGCGCCTAATGTGAACATGGTGCAACTTTGTCTCTCCACAGGAACTCCACGGAGAAGCAGGAGTCGGAGCAACATGCTGTGAGAACAGCTGAGAAGCTGCTGAAGGAGATAAAACCTCAGACGCCAGGCGGATACACACAGCTCCGCATCCTGGAGAACTACTGCTTGCTGGCGACTAAACAGAAGGCCAATGTAGAGAAAGCCCTCAGTGTTTTCACAGAGATCGCAAACAATGAGGTAAGTAAACTCCAGATGGTGCACATGACTTACATCACTCTCTCCTGTGTAAATATACCCACTCCAGGAGCTTTGCATTATTTTAGGATCCCTCTTAATGCCAGCCACACCATTTGCTTATAAAGTGCGCAATAAAGTGTCTCAGGCTGAATTACAATCACTTATGTTCATCATTGGTATTATGGTCATGCTGTGTAAATTTTCTTACATCATATTGAAGTAAATGTGGTCAGATTCAACCCATATGATCCTAATTCTTTGGTTCAATTCAGAAAGACCACGTACCAGCACTGCTGGCCATGGCAACAGCTTACATGATGCTAAAACAAACTCCTCGAGCCAGGAACCAACTCAAACGCATAGCTAAGATGGACTGGAGCATTGTTGATGCTGATGAGTTTGAGAAGAGCTGGCTGCTCCTGGCAGACATCTACATCCATTCGGGGAAGTATGACATGGCCAGTGACCTCTTGACAAAATGCCTCAATCGTAACAAGGTCAGACTGGAATTAAATCAACACAGTTCCAAtcatatttaactttttttctaCCCTTTTTTCGACATTTGGTGTTTCTTTATAATGCAGAAGCGAACTTTTATGTAAATTTCCaattgcactttttttcagtCGTGCTGTAAGGCTTATGAATATCGGGGCTACATACAGGAAAAAGAGCAGGCATTCCGTGATGCAGCACTCAGTTATGAAATGGCTTGGAAATATGGAAATCGGACAAACCCAACTATTGGTATGTCAACCAAAATCGCATGTCTAGCTCTGTTTACAAGGACAAATATTTCTAACATGAAGCGTCTGCTCTTATTTCAGGATACAAGCTTGCTTTTAACTACTTAAAAGCAAAGAGGCACGTCGATGCCATAGACGTGTGTCATAAGGTGAGACGCCTGcggatgttttcattttaaaatcctcGTTATGTTTTTATCCTGTGAATCACATTCATTTTTGTCCGCAGGTTCTGGCTGCTCATCCAAATTATCCAAGAATGCGAAAGGACATCCTGGACAAAGCTCGCACTGCACTGAGGCCTTAGTGTTGGAAACCACTGCTTCAGTAATGAAATGGCTTAGCTTTGATTTAATCCACTTCTATTGTTTGGATTTTACTGTCAAGTTGAAAATGTGCAGTGATTCGTCTGATTTCTTGGTGAACACATTgctatgtgcattttttttcctcagcgTATGAATAATTGGTTGCTGGCaattcagaaagaaaacacagtgcAGATATTCAGGCTCATACACAACcgaaggtgtttttttttctttctatcctCACAAAGCCAGACACAAAGCACATCAAAATAAATTCTGAGTGTAGGAATAAGGAGATCTTACAGAAAGGACATCTTTAAGAGCATTTAAGCTTTATTTGTTTATGATGTGATTATTATCCTTCTTAAATCTGATTCATGACATGACTTTGTCTGTTAATGATATTTTATAGTTGTGTATCTAATGTTTTACAATGTTTCATCTTTTCATGGATGTTGTAAATTTAGataattcaaaaataaagttatttagTTGTATTTAAATGATGGTGGTTCTGTGCTTGGTTTAATTTTCCTTCTCGTGAGATTTAATGAATGTGTCAATAAACACGTGTAGCCTCCCGACTGAGGATGGACACGCAATTTGCACAGACAGTTTACATCAGTAGTatccacacagacaaacagccaCAAGCGTGACTGGAATAGAGCGTTGGACACACAGTGGGCGAAGCATTTTAATGGACATAATAAAGTGGACGCCTGCCGTGGATAGGAAGCGGTGGGGAACACAGTCACTACAGATGGAGTCACTGTGCGAGTCAAATGCAGAAAGACTTCAAACTGGGCACCAGAGCAGACTCCCGGCGGGTGGATCCGCGTCTTCTACTCCTCCAAGCATCCAACTCTTTCTGAGCGCCATCCGTTGTGGGGAAATCTGTGAAATTTCAAGGGTTAGATGAACTGTAGAGCGGAGCGGTGAGTGTGGATTTTACAACTTTTAACCAGCAGAAAGCGCAGACTGAATATTCGCATCCACGCTGAAAGGACGCCTAACTTTTTACCTATTTTAAGTTGGTGCGTTTTCAGTTTCTCTCTTCGTTCGCTCTGTGTGCAAGATGTGGCACTTCTCAGAGGACTGATTGGATGCGGTGGGGTAGATCGCGTTCCTCTGTTATTTGTAACCCAGCAACTGTCCCAGTGAATGACCAGTTGAACAAATCCTGTTAATGACACCATTACTGAATGTGAGCAGCTCCGTGGAGAGCAGAATCCAATATTCCTCCACGGAGTCACCGCTCAGCACCTTTGCGCATTTATCGAGAGGTTAAACCACACATGTTGGGAGTTTGGAATAgtacattttttgttggaaTCTTCTCATGTGTGCAGGCATGGATTTTGATTGTGGATGTGTTACTTTGACACGCAGGAGTCCTGTTTGCGCAAGCGCACCCGTGCGTCACCACCCTCTACCTGAGTGGAGCACACCTGGATCCAACGAGACGGAAGTTTAGAGCGCTCCGAATCTTTTtcgtttttttctgtgttctgcCTCCACGCAAAGTTGCTTTGGAGTTCAAGCAGCAGACAGATGACCTCCAGTTAAAGCAGGATGCCAGTCGTTGGATATTTCGACTGCAATTTGAGGCACCTCGTCGACCTGAATCTGTAGTTCAGCGGCTCATGGTACGTGGTGTTTTCTCTGAAGGAATTCGGAGACGAGGCTGTTTGCTGATTGCACCAGCTGATTTTAATTCTGTGATTTGTAGATAGCAGCAAAGCTCTTTAGGCTTCACTGGGAGCTGCTACACACGTTCAGTACTGATACATGCATTCAAAGCTTTCCGTTCTTCAAACACCCaaagataaaaatgtgtttatagtaTAAGATGTTAATGTATCATGACAAGCAGTGTGGCATTAtgttgcatgtgttttttttctgatatcCTGTCTTAAATTACAATCACATTAATGTAATCAGTATTGAATATGTGggtatttttgatttattacaGCTGAATTTCAGTCCAAAGCCAGCCTGCTCTCCATTCAAGAAGGATGACAGCTATTCGCAGAGTGCTCCGAAGGCGATTGCATCCGCTTAAACTGGCCATAGTGGCCCTagtctttgtcacatttgtgttcTTCATACAATGGGAAGCAGAGGGCCAAGGCCAGGAGGAGGACCCCTGGctgaaggagatggtggtgaaGCGGAATGCCATGCTGGGGATGGTGATGGGAGCTGTCAATAACTTCAGGGATGCAGTGCCAAAGATGCAGATCATCGCCCCTGTACGGCAGCAGGACAAAGCAGACACCGTGTCCTGTCTGCCAGGACGCTACACCGCTGCTGAGCTCAGGCCAGCTCTGGAGCGGCCTCCCCAGGACCCTCTGGCTCCTGGagctgctgggaaacctttCTACATGGACTCACTGAGCCCCAAAGagcagaaggagaagaagaggggaGAACAGAAGCACTGCTTTAACCTGTATGCAAGCGACCGCATCTCTCTGAGCAGAGATCTGGGTGCAGACACAAGACCACCAGAGTATGTCAACCTGTACAGTCTTTATGGTTTTGATTAACTTGTGCAACAGAATGACTACATTTTTCATTCTGAAAGAAAGAATAAGGAGATCATTGTGTGAATGGGCATGGTTGCAATGCAAAGCgttcaaaatgttttacaaagAACTACAATTGATTTTTAAAGAAGAGCATTTGCTGCACCACCTAGTGGAAGTAAACACAGCTTTTGCGCTATAAGCAGGCACCTACATTCCCCATTACTCTTAGTTGAATGGATGCATTGGttgaaaacactaaaatataGCCACATAGATTATTGAAGTATAGATAGGGTAATGCAACCCAAACAAATTCCTCATATTTGCTTTTTGCAGAAGGTGAAAATGTCAGGCAGAAACCACAGAGATGATTGTTCTGATTTAGACTTAGTGGCCACATTCAGGAACAAATACAGCTTTATCTGGCTAATTACTGAACATCCAAGAACATGGAAGACTGTACATGTTAGTATGTTGTCagaacaaaacagacataataCCTGTCCATGTACTGGTGACTTACAAAGTCTCTTCTACTCTTGTGTGGCAGGTATTTCAAAGGCTGCCATACCTGCAGTGTCACAGCTGAAATGGATTCCCCACAGGGGAGAGCCTGTAGATGTAATAACTAGACTATTCTGGCACTCGGGAACTGTACAGGATAGTCAGATCTTTGTgctctttttccttctccttgCAGATGTATTGAGCAAACCTTCAAGCGATGCCCCCCCTTGCCGACCACCAGTGTGATAATTGTGTTCCACAATGAGGCTTGGAGCACTCTGCTGAGGACAGTATACAGTGTTCTCCACACCTCCCCTGCCATTCTCCTCAAGCAGATCATCCTGGTGGACGATTCCAGCACGGACGGTAAGAACTCAATGGGGCCCCTTCAGCATGGTGCTGCTCACTTTTGGGTTTGATTTCATGCAACGTGTTGGGTGGGCACCTCTTTGTGTGCCATGCAGAGAAGAGCTCCCAGCTCCTTCTATGGCCCATGAAGTGGGTTACAACAGGAAGCAAAGGGGCTGCTAGTGAATACTTTCCTAAGAGGAATTAGAGGTAGTTGTGCTTACAAAATGAGTCAGAGGTAACTCTTGTAAATAGGTCAGATGTTGGAAGGAAACAAATTGCTGGAGAGGACAGAGGTTTCAGAGAATCAAGTCCATCTGACACAAACAGTCATTTATTGAGAGCAGACCACAGAAATGGGCAACAGATCTCCTGAGAGGCAGCCCTGTTGAAGATGGAAGGAGAACAGCTTTgctttgtagtttttattgtttgttttaatccTATTTTATGGGCTAGAGTTGTGATGATATTCTATTTAGCACTTTCATGAGTTTTTCCAAAGCTGTTTTTCGAATGTTTATTGTGCgttcatcacattttttcatctttgtaaCTTTGAGTCTGTGTCTGATGGATATCCTGCACTTTCAGATGTGTTGAAGGATGCACTGGATGCGTATTTGAAGCAGCTGAGCATTGTGCAAATCGTCCGGCAGCGAGAGAGAAAAGGCCTCATTACTGCTCGGCTGCTGGGTGCCTCCGTGGCCACCGGTGACACACTCACCTTTCTGGATGCTCACTGTTAGTACAAACCACTGATGTCATTCACACATTAAAACTAGTTGTCACGCCTTTAATTACACGCAGGTAGCCTCAGAAAGCAATGTCTGCTCTTCTTGAAAATCAAGTCATGACAGCCGTTTGTTGCTGTGGGAGGAGTTGTGATGCAGTGTCCCGTGTCTTTGTATTGCCAGGTGAATGCTTTAATGGATGGCTGGAGCCTCTGCTGGCAAGGATAGCTGAGAACTACACTGCAGTAGTGAGCCCTGATATAACCACAATTGATCTCAATACCTTTGAGTTTATGAAACCATCTCCATATGGCCAGAGTCACAATCGGGGCAACTTTGACTGGAGTCTGTCTTTTGGCTGGGAGAGCCTACCAcgtcatgaaaagaaaagaagaaaagatgaaACCTATCCTATCAAGTAAGAGAAAATTGTGCATGGACATAGAATACATGAaccttgtttgtttgtgtaagTCTTTAAAAATCCTTTTGCCAAATTTATCCACAGAACTCCCACATTTGCTGGTGGGCTGTTCTCAATCTCAAAAGAATATTTCTACCATATTGGAAGCTACGATGAAGAAATGGAGATCTGGGGTGGTGAGAATATTGAAATGTCATTTAGGGTAAGACtgccttttttatttattactgaACCTTTCACCCTTTGGATAGCTCCAGTATTTCGGCTGGTGCGTAGCTATGTTTAACTGTGTATCATTATGcatctgtt
It includes:
- the ttc21b gene encoding tetratricopeptide repeat protein 21B isoform X2, producing the protein MEDEETSLALIKYYCYEKYFNHAVNAAAAAQRKFSNDPIYTFFHAYGTLMQDQIQEASAELDTIRDDRDMSLCTLMALVYAEKKKTNLGRNDKARDYTERMIKLSNGSREGIILKAWIDVTSGKDAYARKAGKYFDEGLKERADVFALMGKAQYYEYRQNYSGALEIVNQVIVSFPGFIPALIKKMKILLNLQDWEQTVDAAHRLLQKDKNNLEALRMLALHSLCRDGDITESVKQLSNLISSLDILEPHNPELYYKMSLAFTRVCGRNEKVIEQTFRMVERAFSVASGDSDLATELGYQMVLQGRIREAMKWYIIDRDRTSVSAMTGIIRCQLMEGHLEEAEQKLEFLTEVQQSIGKSGELSYLRAVLAVKKRRSQEEVTNLLNDAVDTHFSSLQGLPLGVEYLERLNPDFLLEIVKEYLALCPAKPPAQGQAPAPQLQQCASLLDKVVKIVPGLLQGVFLLAKVRYQSGDIDAAQSSLQHCLDQCPSLADAHLLMAQIHLQQGSVALCSQSLELCLSHNFEIRDHPLYHLIKAQAKKKMGELTEAIQTLQMAMSLPGIRRAGSSSKSKNKKTELSSSDCVSVFLELAEALWLNGEQHEAAKVMQDAINEFSGTPEELRVTIANADLALLRGDTELALSMLRNITPEQPYYIQAKEKMADIYLNHRKEKRLYASCYREMVEKLPSPHTYLLLGDAYMNIQEPEKAIEVYEQALKKNPKDGALASKIGKALVKTHNYVKAINYYEAALKTEQQNFLRYDLAELLMKMKQYERCERVLHDALAHEPVNELPTLSDDCRYLVLLAKIQNKVDKKEEALLSLQRARDVQAKVLKRVQLEQPDAVPMQKQLAAEICAEIAKHYTSQRGYERAVKFYKEALVYCETDRKVMLELARLYLTLGEVDACQEQCSVILKNDQFNEDATLMMADIMFRKEDYKQAVFHFQQLLEREPDNYPTLSRLIDLLRRSGKLEDIPRFLDMAEKHSSRTKFEPGFNYCKGLYLWYTGEPNDALRHFNKARKDNDWGQNAVYNMIEIYLNPDNDTIGGEVFETLDGEIGNSTEKQESEQHAVRTAEKLLKEIKPQTPGGYTQLRILENYCLLATKQKANVEKALSVFTEIANNEKDHVPALLAMATAYMMLKQTPRARNQLKRIAKMDWSIVDADEFEKSWLLLADIYIHSGKYDMASDLLTKCLNRNKSCCKAYEYRGYIQEKEQAFRDAALSYEMAWKYGNRTNPTIGYKLAFNYLKAKRHVDAIDVCHKVLAAHPNYPRMRKDILDKARTALRP
- the ttc21b gene encoding tetratricopeptide repeat protein 21B isoform X1 translates to MEDEETSLALIKYYCYEKYFNHAVNAAAAAQRKFSNDPIYTFFHAYGTLMQDQIQEASAELDTIRDDRDMSLCTLMALVYAEKKKTNLDREVIQELDAKVKDDRKSAPPKSLYYAGTFLWLLGRNDKARDYTERMIKLSNGSREGIILKAWIDVTSGKDAYARKAGKYFDEGLKERADVFALMGKAQYYEYRQNYSGALEIVNQVIVSFPGFIPALIKKMKILLNLQDWEQTVDAAHRLLQKDKNNLEALRMLALHSLCRDGDITESVKQLSNLISSLDILEPHNPELYYKMSLAFTRVCGRNEKVIEQTFRMVERAFSVASGDSDLATELGYQMVLQGRIREAMKWYIIDRDRTSVSAMTGIIRCQLMEGHLEEAEQKLEFLTEVQQSIGKSGELSYLRAVLAVKKRRSQEEVTNLLNDAVDTHFSSLQGLPLGVEYLERLNPDFLLEIVKEYLALCPAKPPAQGQAPAPQLQQCASLLDKVVKIVPGLLQGVFLLAKVRYQSGDIDAAQSSLQHCLDQCPSLADAHLLMAQIHLQQGSVALCSQSLELCLSHNFEIRDHPLYHLIKAQAKKKMGELTEAIQTLQMAMSLPGIRRAGSSSKSKNKKTELSSSDCVSVFLELAEALWLNGEQHEAAKVMQDAINEFSGTPEELRVTIANADLALLRGDTELALSMLRNITPEQPYYIQAKEKMADIYLNHRKEKRLYASCYREMVEKLPSPHTYLLLGDAYMNIQEPEKAIEVYEQALKKNPKDGALASKIGKALVKTHNYVKAINYYEAALKTEQQNFLRYDLAELLMKMKQYERCERVLHDALAHEPVNELPTLSDDCRYLVLLAKIQNKVDKKEEALLSLQRARDVQAKVLKRVQLEQPDAVPMQKQLAAEICAEIAKHYTSQRGYERAVKFYKEALVYCETDRKVMLELARLYLTLGEVDACQEQCSVILKNDQFNEDATLMMADIMFRKEDYKQAVFHFQQLLEREPDNYPTLSRLIDLLRRSGKLEDIPRFLDMAEKHSSRTKFEPGFNYCKGLYLWYTGEPNDALRHFNKARKDNDWGQNAVYNMIEIYLNPDNDTIGGEVFETLDGEIGNSTEKQESEQHAVRTAEKLLKEIKPQTPGGYTQLRILENYCLLATKQKANVEKALSVFTEIANNEKDHVPALLAMATAYMMLKQTPRARNQLKRIAKMDWSIVDADEFEKSWLLLADIYIHSGKYDMASDLLTKCLNRNKSCCKAYEYRGYIQEKEQAFRDAALSYEMAWKYGNRTNPTIGYKLAFNYLKAKRHVDAIDVCHKVLAAHPNYPRMRKDILDKARTALRP